The Desulfatibacillum aliphaticivorans DSM 15576 genome includes a window with the following:
- a CDS encoding P-II family nitrogen regulator — MKKIEAIIKPFRLDELKKGLSDMGVKGMTITEVKGFGRQKGHSEIYRGAEYAVDFVPKVKVEVVIQAEMVEQCIQTILETTKTGEIGDGKIFVMPVEQVLRIRTGETGTEAI, encoded by the coding sequence ATGAAAAAAATTGAAGCCATCATCAAACCATTCAGACTGGACGAACTCAAAAAAGGACTCTCGGATATGGGAGTCAAAGGCATGACCATCACTGAGGTGAAGGGGTTCGGCAGGCAAAAGGGCCATTCCGAAATATATAGAGGCGCGGAATACGCGGTGGACTTTGTACCCAAGGTCAAGGTGGAAGTCGTCATCCAGGCCGAAATGGTGGAGCAGTGCATCCAGACTATCTTGGAAACAACCAAAACCGGTGAAATCGGCGACGGAAAAATATTCGTCATGCCTGTTGAGCAGGTGCTTCGCATCCGTACAGGCGAAACGGGAACAGAGGCTATCTGA
- a CDS encoding potassium channel family protein, whose translation MGIQQRLQYVVFIIFLIVLGGSLGYYILFEGEPAFLDCVYMTVISLTSVGYGEVLPVTGNPYAEVFTIFLITFGLGIIMYGISTLTAVIVEGEFSGILRRKSMEKRIAKLDSHYIVCGGGQTGRHVLAELSKNNEKVVVIEMDEGKINQCQSTVEDILFIQGDATDDNNLLLAGIERALGIVIALPNNKDNLYVTMTARMLNPRIRIISRMVDSSIEPKLRKAGANSVVSPNFIGGMRMASEMIRPAAVSFLDKMLRTGDRTLRIHEITISEHSPLVGKTIRSAGLKEKYGLLVLGARKLGAFDIEFNPHAAMELAQGTTLVVMGEVANIAKVRELA comes from the coding sequence ATGGGCATACAGCAGCGACTTCAATATGTGGTGTTCATAATTTTCCTCATCGTCCTGGGAGGAAGCCTGGGATACTATATTTTATTTGAAGGAGAGCCTGCATTCCTGGATTGCGTGTACATGACCGTTATTTCCCTGACCAGCGTGGGATACGGGGAAGTTCTGCCGGTAACGGGAAACCCTTACGCGGAAGTGTTCACCATCTTCCTCATCACCTTTGGGTTGGGGATCATCATGTACGGCATCAGTACGCTCACCGCCGTGATTGTGGAAGGGGAGTTTTCCGGGATTCTCAGGAGAAAAAGCATGGAAAAGCGGATCGCTAAACTGGACAGCCATTACATCGTGTGCGGGGGAGGGCAGACCGGCCGCCACGTGCTGGCGGAGCTATCCAAAAACAACGAAAAGGTGGTGGTCATTGAAATGGACGAGGGGAAAATCAACCAGTGCCAAAGCACGGTGGAGGACATCCTGTTCATCCAGGGCGACGCCACGGACGACAACAACCTGCTGCTGGCGGGCATAGAACGCGCCCTGGGCATCGTCATCGCCCTGCCCAACAACAAAGACAACCTTTACGTCACCATGACGGCGCGCATGCTTAACCCGCGCATTCGCATCATCAGCCGGATGGTGGATTCCAGCATAGAACCCAAACTAAGAAAGGCCGGCGCCAACAGCGTGGTCTCTCCCAATTTCATCGGCGGCATGCGTATGGCCTCCGAAATGATCCGGCCGGCGGCCGTGAGCTTTTTGGATAAAATGCTTCGCACCGGCGACCGGACCCTGCGCATCCATGAGATCACCATCTCGGAGCACTCTCCTCTGGTGGGGAAAACCATCCGGAGCGCAGGCCTTAAGGAAAAATACGGGCTGCTGGTTTTGGGCGCGCGCAAGCTGGGCGCCTTTGATATCGAGTTCAATCCGCACGCAGCCATGGAGTTGGCCCAGGGCACAACCCTGGTGGTCATGGGGGAGGTTGCGAACATCGCCAAGGTCCGGGAGCTTGCCTAA
- a CDS encoding acetate--CoA ligase family protein: MIESITESPLYKIVNPKSIAFLGASNSFGAMGANCFDSIIKRGFEGDLYPVHPRDEVVQGYKAYKTVEELPCAPDLAIMVIPTRVVLEAMEACGKKGIKNVICVTAGFKEVGGEGPEREKELVRIAEKYGIRFIGPNCIGVTNASAKLNTTFLADNSKPGCIGLASQSGSFVTQMFNYLDRMDQGFSTAFSVGNGANIDLVDCLEYLGASPDTKVIALYVEGIARGREFMETAKAIVPHKPIVAIYVGGSETGKRATFSHTGTMAGPDALYDGMFRQCGIIRASSIVELFDFAWALGCLPMPKGKNTAIQTNSGGPGATAADCCGRAGLTLPSLSPETLEKLKDLLPGTASANNPIDITFARNPRDFWHAIPKALLEDPNIDMLLTYYLTPLQAIKRPLISSGVEEAEAEKMAVEFLKSFAQDTGNLLGEYGKPMVGFTFRGLEEPFPSMLRKQGCPIFSSPERAAAVLSAMVQYVEFKARLEA; the protein is encoded by the coding sequence ATGATTGAATCCATAACGGAAAGTCCTTTATACAAAATTGTTAATCCGAAAAGCATTGCCTTTTTAGGCGCATCCAACAGTTTCGGGGCCATGGGCGCCAATTGCTTCGACTCCATCATCAAAAGGGGATTTGAAGGGGATCTGTATCCGGTCCATCCCCGGGACGAGGTGGTCCAGGGGTACAAGGCTTATAAAACCGTGGAGGAATTGCCCTGCGCGCCGGACCTGGCCATCATGGTCATTCCAACGCGGGTGGTTTTGGAAGCCATGGAGGCTTGCGGAAAAAAAGGGATCAAAAACGTCATCTGCGTAACCGCCGGATTCAAGGAGGTGGGCGGGGAAGGCCCTGAGCGGGAAAAGGAGCTGGTGCGGATCGCCGAAAAATACGGAATCCGTTTTATCGGACCCAATTGCATCGGCGTTACCAACGCCAGCGCCAAGCTGAACACCACCTTTTTGGCGGACAACAGCAAGCCCGGATGTATCGGCCTGGCTTCCCAAAGCGGCAGCTTCGTCACGCAGATGTTCAACTACCTGGATCGCATGGATCAGGGATTTTCCACGGCGTTTTCCGTGGGAAACGGCGCCAATATCGACCTGGTGGACTGCCTGGAATATTTGGGCGCCAGCCCGGATACGAAAGTGATCGCCCTATATGTGGAGGGAATTGCCCGCGGCCGGGAGTTTATGGAAACGGCCAAAGCCATCGTCCCCCACAAACCTATTGTGGCTATTTACGTAGGAGGCAGCGAGACCGGCAAACGCGCCACCTTCTCCCACACCGGAACCATGGCTGGCCCCGACGCCCTGTACGACGGCATGTTCCGCCAATGCGGCATCATCAGGGCCTCGTCCATTGTGGAGTTGTTCGACTTTGCCTGGGCCTTGGGCTGCCTGCCCATGCCCAAAGGAAAAAACACGGCCATCCAGACCAATTCAGGCGGCCCGGGAGCCACGGCCGCGGATTGCTGCGGACGCGCGGGTTTGACTTTGCCCTCCCTTTCTCCCGAGACTCTGGAAAAGCTGAAAGACCTGCTGCCGGGCACGGCCAGCGCCAACAATCCCATTGATATCACCTTTGCCAGAAACCCCAGGGATTTCTGGCACGCCATCCCCAAAGCGCTCCTGGAAGACCCCAATATTGATATGCTCCTCACCTATTACCTCACGCCCCTCCAGGCAATTAAGAGGCCTTTGATCAGTTCGGGCGTGGAAGAAGCGGAAGCGGAGAAAATGGCCGTGGAATTTCTGAAATCCTTTGCCCAGGATACGGGAAATCTTTTGGGAGAATACGGAAAGCCCATGGTGGGCTTCACCTTCCGGGGCCTGGAGGAGCCTTTTCCATCCATGCTGCGCAAACAGGGGTGCCCCATCTTCTCCTCGCCGGAACGGGCGGCGGCGGTTCTATCCGCCATGGTGCAATATGTGGAGTTCAAGGCCAGGCTGGAAGCCTGA
- a CDS encoding DUF1847 domain-containing protein yields MAEDKKRAAHCAQCDLDLFERSCLFESGKGAKGCPTLTRQDVVRAANKAYEAPETLEFARQASIQESECYANRDQSPYVLQPCKTRIVEVAEFAQKMGYKRLGLAFCLGLMNEAKTVAEIFEAWGFEMVSVMCKAGRTSKKAVLGLEDDEMIYRGMDEPACNPVFQAELLNHERTEFNILLGLCVGHDSLFFQHAKAPTTVLAVKDRVTGHNPLAAVYGVSMYHQRIKVPGL; encoded by the coding sequence ATGGCTGAAGACAAGAAACGGGCCGCCCATTGCGCCCAATGCGACTTGGACCTGTTTGAGCGATCTTGCCTGTTTGAGTCCGGGAAAGGGGCCAAAGGGTGCCCCACCCTCACGCGGCAAGATGTGGTGAGGGCGGCAAACAAGGCTTATGAGGCGCCCGAAACCCTGGAATTCGCCCGCCAGGCGTCCATCCAGGAATCCGAGTGCTATGCCAATCGCGATCAGAGCCCTTATGTGCTGCAACCATGTAAAACCCGAATAGTTGAGGTGGCTGAATTCGCCCAAAAGATGGGGTACAAACGCCTGGGCCTGGCCTTTTGCCTGGGGCTTATGAACGAAGCCAAAACCGTTGCGGAGATATTTGAAGCCTGGGGCTTTGAAATGGTTTCCGTGATGTGCAAGGCGGGCAGGACCTCCAAAAAGGCGGTGCTGGGTCTTGAAGATGACGAAATGATCTACCGGGGAATGGACGAGCCCGCCTGCAATCCTGTGTTTCAGGCGGAACTGCTCAATCATGAACGCACGGAATTCAATATCCTGCTGGGCTTGTGCGTGGGCCATGACTCCCTGTTTTTCCAGCACGCCAAGGCTCCGACCACCGTGTTGGCCGTCAAGGATCGGGTGACGGGCCATAACCCCCTGGCGGCCGTTTACGGGGTTTCCATGTATCACCAACGCATCAAGGTTCCAGGATTATAA
- a CDS encoding ammonium transporter, translating into MKKAIYTLIFGIAASYAMADDAVPTVATNADAIALVQTHANFLWTLVAAALVFFMQAGFAMVETGFTRAKNAINIMMKNLMDFSMGTFFFWAIGFGLMFGASSTGWFGTTGFFLSDWNPVDGDPWILAFWMFQVVFAATAATIVSGAMAERTKFIGYLAYSAVLSALIYPIFGSWAWGSLLNGSGWLEGMGFIDFAGSTVVHSIGGWVALAGAIVVGPRLGKFDKDGKARAIPGHNMPLAALGVFILWLGWFGFNPGSTTTADTSIAMIFVNTNLAAAMGCIAAMITAWIMFGKPDIGMSLNGALAGLVGITAGCANVTPGSSMIIGIVAGILVVFSVVFFDKIKVDDPVGAVSVHGVCGAWGTLAAGIFDMGGFSASVVGVQLVGILAAFVWAFGCGFIMFKIISMTIGLRVTPEEEMEGLDYGEHGGTAYPDFQKASHM; encoded by the coding sequence ATGAAAAAAGCCATTTACACACTCATCTTCGGGATAGCCGCCTCTTACGCCATGGCCGACGACGCCGTTCCCACCGTTGCAACCAATGCAGACGCCATTGCACTGGTGCAGACGCACGCCAACTTTTTGTGGACCCTGGTGGCCGCCGCGCTGGTCTTTTTTATGCAGGCCGGCTTCGCCATGGTTGAAACCGGTTTCACCCGCGCCAAAAACGCGATTAACATTATGATGAAAAACCTCATGGACTTCTCCATGGGAACCTTCTTTTTCTGGGCCATCGGCTTTGGCCTGATGTTCGGCGCCAGCAGCACCGGCTGGTTCGGAACCACAGGCTTCTTCCTGTCCGATTGGAACCCTGTTGACGGCGATCCCTGGATATTGGCCTTCTGGATGTTCCAGGTCGTGTTCGCCGCCACCGCCGCCACCATCGTTTCCGGGGCCATGGCCGAACGCACCAAGTTCATCGGCTACCTGGCATACAGCGCCGTATTGAGCGCCCTCATTTACCCCATCTTCGGCTCCTGGGCCTGGGGAAGCCTGCTGAACGGCTCCGGCTGGCTGGAAGGCATGGGCTTCATTGACTTCGCCGGCTCCACGGTCGTCCACTCCATCGGCGGCTGGGTGGCTCTGGCTGGCGCCATCGTAGTCGGCCCCCGTTTGGGCAAATTCGATAAAGACGGAAAAGCCCGCGCCATCCCCGGCCACAACATGCCTCTGGCAGCTCTCGGCGTCTTCATCCTGTGGCTCGGATGGTTCGGTTTCAACCCCGGCTCCACCACCACGGCTGACACTTCCATCGCCATGATCTTTGTGAACACGAACTTGGCTGCTGCAATGGGCTGCATCGCCGCCATGATCACCGCTTGGATCATGTTCGGCAAACCCGACATCGGCATGTCCCTCAACGGCGCCCTGGCCGGCCTGGTCGGCATCACCGCCGGCTGCGCTAACGTAACTCCCGGAAGCTCCATGATCATCGGCATCGTCGCCGGCATCCTGGTCGTCTTCTCCGTCGTCTTCTTCGACAAAATCAAAGTGGACGACCCGGTCGGCGCAGTGTCCGTGCACGGCGTCTGCGGCGCCTGGGGAACCCTGGCCGCCGGCATCTTCGACATGGGCGGATTCAGCGCCAGCGTGGTCGGCGTTCAGTTGGTCGGCATCCTGGCCGCCTTCGTATGGGCCTTCGGCTGCGGCTTCATCATGTTCAAAATCATCTCCATGACCATCGGCCTCCGCGTCACCCCCGAAGAGGAAATGGAAGGCCTGGACTACGGCGAACACGGCGGAACCGCTTACCCCGATTTCCAGAAAGCCTCTCACATGTAA
- a CDS encoding carboxymuconolactone decarboxylase family protein — protein sequence MYLPELFKSFSEKYPEISQLHEKLAAECLASGPMDPKTRHLVKLGVAIGTGSRGGVMSQTRKALKEGATAEEVSQAALLALTSVGFSQMMAAMSWIWEVLEKK from the coding sequence ATGTATCTTCCCGAACTCTTCAAGTCCTTTTCCGAAAAATATCCGGAAATTTCCCAACTCCACGAAAAACTGGCCGCCGAGTGCCTGGCGTCAGGCCCCATGGACCCCAAGACACGGCATTTGGTCAAGTTAGGCGTTGCCATCGGGACCGGATCCCGGGGCGGAGTCATGTCCCAGACCCGCAAGGCCCTCAAGGAAGGCGCCACGGCCGAGGAAGTCTCCCAGGCGGCTTTGCTGGCATTGACCAGCGTGGGCTTCTCCCAGATGATGGCGGCCATGAGCTGGATCTGGGAAGTGCTGGAAAAGAAATGA
- a CDS encoding MarR family winged helix-turn-helix transcriptional regulator, with amino-acid sequence MEEEYRPPKYFLALLTFQAARNLISYYNRELEPMGLTGAQANALGILFRKKNLSLGEFAARAGIGKAAAVSMIHRLTETEFVTAVPDPNDARKNIINVTDKAIKVIAPAMEIVRHLESTVEEALGEDVLKTLVEALKVIRNLEF; translated from the coding sequence ATGGAAGAGGAATATCGCCCCCCCAAATATTTTTTAGCCTTGCTGACCTTTCAGGCCGCCCGAAACCTGATCTCCTACTACAATCGCGAGTTGGAGCCCATGGGGCTGACCGGCGCCCAGGCCAACGCCTTGGGCATCCTTTTCCGAAAAAAAAACCTGAGCTTGGGCGAATTCGCCGCCCGTGCGGGAATCGGCAAGGCCGCCGCGGTTTCCATGATCCATCGTTTGACGGAAACGGAGTTCGTCACCGCCGTGCCCGACCCCAATGACGCCCGGAAGAACATCATCAACGTCACGGACAAAGCCATCAAGGTGATCGCCCCCGCCATGGAAATCGTCCGCCACCTGGAAAGCACGGTGGAAGAGGCCCTGGGCGAGGACGTCTTGAAAACCCTGGTGGAAGCCCTTAAAGTAATCCGCAATCTGGAATTTTAA
- a CDS encoding 4Fe-4S binding protein, protein MEKNAYENLWERLNQAFTTAPADAEGNPHPAFMKYLELLYSPEEAEIMQHMLRPVQFSPSQEIAEASGKSVEYVEAVLNGVNKKNGLLAMGNFYALPPAPLLLNKHVFYPEIKPDDLKAAELYQDFFVKDGFYKYYEGSIKGTPIFRTIPVDKVIDEGQKVLEAEEAHDFILNHAPEEMALVPCPCRTRTEKMGIRECKDHFPVAACIMMGPTALHFESLGLGKRVTRQQALDYFDEMNELGLVGATDNTITDSSVICLCCECCCSQIRGRTRWDNPDAMSPSNFYPVAGEDCVGCGTCTERCFFNALTVDEETERAVVNPDECIGCGVCALGCPTGALKLQRLERSTPFATGRDLVRTIAKENRE, encoded by the coding sequence ATGGAAAAAAATGCATATGAAAATCTTTGGGAAAGGCTGAACCAGGCATTCACTACCGCGCCCGCGGATGCAGAGGGAAATCCCCATCCTGCATTTATGAAATATCTTGAGTTGTTATACTCCCCGGAAGAGGCGGAAATCATGCAGCATATGCTGCGGCCGGTGCAGTTTTCGCCCTCCCAGGAGATTGCCGAGGCCTCGGGAAAAAGCGTGGAGTATGTGGAGGCGGTTCTGAACGGCGTGAACAAAAAAAACGGCCTTTTGGCTATGGGCAATTTCTACGCCCTGCCGCCGGCGCCGCTTTTGTTGAACAAACATGTATTCTACCCGGAAATCAAACCCGATGATTTAAAAGCCGCTGAACTGTACCAGGACTTTTTTGTCAAAGACGGTTTTTACAAATATTATGAGGGGTCCATCAAAGGCACGCCAATATTCCGGACCATTCCCGTGGACAAGGTTATTGACGAAGGACAAAAAGTGCTGGAAGCCGAGGAGGCGCACGATTTCATCCTGAACCATGCGCCCGAGGAGATGGCCCTGGTGCCCTGCCCGTGCCGCACCAGAACGGAAAAAATGGGAATCAGGGAATGCAAGGACCATTTTCCCGTGGCCGCCTGCATCATGATGGGCCCCACCGCCCTGCATTTTGAAAGCCTGGGCCTGGGGAAACGGGTCACCCGGCAACAAGCCCTGGACTATTTTGACGAAATGAACGAGCTGGGGCTGGTGGGCGCCACGGACAACACCATCACCGACAGTTCGGTCATCTGTCTGTGCTGCGAATGCTGCTGTTCTCAGATCCGGGGCCGGACCCGCTGGGACAACCCGGACGCCATGTCGCCTTCTAATTTTTATCCTGTAGCGGGCGAAGATTGCGTGGGATGCGGAACCTGCACGGAACGGTGTTTTTTCAACGCCCTGACCGTGGACGAGGAAACCGAAAGAGCCGTGGTCAATCCCGATGAGTGCATCGGCTGCGGCGTCTGCGCTTTGGGATGCCCTACCGGCGCCCTCAAGCTGCAGCGTCTGGAAAGATCCACGCCGTTTGCAACAGGGCGGGATCTGGTTCGCACCATCGCCAAGGAAAACCGGGAGTAG
- a CDS encoding cytidylate kinase-like family protein — translation MSIFQNGGVDYDPAQYGKNRPGRMMLVDQYFKEWESRQLYKGPPQEYQIPPNICLSRQVGVGALEVADLLSQDLGLPVVDKMILDIICESKQLTEKTVQIFDERRPGLSMELSSWLFGEKSFISGDYSRELLRAVAAIAGLGPNIFLGRGAYLLLPRNRTLAVRLVGSREYRSRRIAQIMERELVTEDAVGALERFDREQQGFFKKMFRKKEMTMEEFDLVINREQFPRASSVTAVIKTAYTEKFKDES, via the coding sequence ATGAGCATATTTCAAAATGGCGGCGTGGATTACGACCCGGCCCAGTATGGAAAAAACAGGCCCGGCCGCATGATGTTGGTGGACCAGTATTTTAAGGAGTGGGAATCCAGGCAGTTGTACAAGGGGCCGCCCCAGGAGTACCAGATTCCCCCCAATATCTGCCTTTCTCGCCAGGTGGGGGTGGGCGCCTTGGAGGTCGCCGATCTTCTGTCACAGGACCTGGGGTTGCCTGTGGTGGACAAAATGATCCTGGATATCATTTGCGAGTCAAAGCAACTGACTGAAAAGACAGTCCAAATCTTTGATGAGCGTCGCCCGGGGCTGTCTATGGAGCTTTCGTCCTGGCTGTTTGGGGAAAAGTCTTTTATTTCAGGAGACTATTCCAGGGAGCTGCTGAGGGCGGTAGCCGCCATCGCCGGTTTGGGGCCGAACATTTTTCTGGGGCGCGGCGCTTATCTGCTGCTGCCCAGGAACCGCACCCTGGCGGTGCGTCTTGTGGGATCCCGGGAGTACCGGTCCCGCAGGATTGCCCAGATCATGGAAAGGGAGCTTGTGACCGAGGATGCTGTCGGGGCTCTGGAACGTTTTGATCGGGAGCAGCAGGGCTTTTTCAAGAAGATGTTCCGGAAAAAGGAAATGACCATGGAGGAGTTCGACCTGGTCATCAACCGGGAGCAGTTTCCCCGAGCCTCCTCCGTAACGGCGGTCATCAAGACCGCCTATACGGAGAAGTTCAAAGACGAGAGCTGA
- a CDS encoding omptin family outer membrane protease, producing MKTIARGALCFLCVFLLALPALAARLDVDASLGAGYVAGKNQYEIGGSVISSDGQNEYLDFPISRLEFPIDMGFFSLDGNLNITPKWGLSASLQRNFTDPGSDMKDSDWIFGGFGGNDTKDIYSTSKMDCEAWILDINTRYRFLEAVHGQGTVTGPQPGNVYRLFAGLGYMYQSFEYDVYDLDQFYPQLPSIPHDVIRGPVLVYDLTFDIPYLMAGGEAVYGDSWFISLEGRATWFTHATDDDSHLLRDKFTSVDSDWDGTTYAGRLEVRYNITPQWYCAFKGSLMYIRVDARSSARLPGVAPYTIDEEIESDQAAMFLFGGCNF from the coding sequence ATGAAAACTATCGCCCGCGGCGCTTTATGTTTTTTGTGCGTATTCCTTTTGGCTTTGCCGGCCCTGGCGGCTCGGCTCGATGTGGACGCCTCCCTGGGGGCGGGCTATGTCGCCGGTAAAAATCAATACGAAATCGGCGGATCCGTAATCAGCAGCGACGGCCAGAACGAGTATCTCGACTTTCCCATCAGCCGTTTGGAGTTCCCCATTGACATGGGGTTCTTCTCCCTGGACGGCAATCTGAACATAACCCCGAAATGGGGCCTGTCCGCCTCCCTGCAACGGAACTTTACCGATCCCGGCAGCGACATGAAGGATTCGGACTGGATTTTCGGCGGGTTCGGCGGCAATGACACCAAAGACATCTATTCCACCAGCAAGATGGATTGCGAAGCCTGGATTCTCGATATAAACACCCGGTATCGCTTCCTGGAGGCCGTCCACGGCCAGGGAACCGTCACGGGCCCTCAACCCGGCAACGTCTATCGCCTGTTCGCAGGCCTGGGCTACATGTATCAGTCCTTTGAATACGACGTGTACGACCTGGACCAGTTTTATCCCCAGCTCCCCTCCATTCCCCATGATGTCATTCGGGGGCCGGTCCTGGTTTACGACCTGACCTTTGACATTCCCTATCTCATGGCCGGCGGCGAGGCCGTCTACGGCGACTCCTGGTTTATCAGCCTGGAAGGCCGGGCCACCTGGTTCACCCACGCCACGGACGACGACAGCCACCTGTTGAGGGACAAGTTTACCTCCGTGGACTCCGACTGGGACGGAACCACCTACGCGGGCCGCCTGGAGGTCCGGTACAACATCACCCCCCAGTGGTACTGCGCCTTCAAAGGCTCCTTGATGTACATTCGGGTGGACGCGCGCTCCAGCGCCCGTCTGCCCGGGGTTGCTCCCTATACAATCGATGAGGAGATTGAGAGCGATCAGGCCGCGATGTTTCTTTTCGGCGGGTGCAATTTTTAA
- a CDS encoding DUF169 domain-containing protein gives MALETLKKLGEELYAKLHLPTYPVAVTYIKSEDEIPQQALRPSAMGQKMALCQAFTNARSWGAHTAMTEKDNFCVPSSAMHKWINVTDEEFVESQVRQGWHIDRQAEMNRLAVFNSLFAGEEGRKRLETMQSRMGFVCSPLQNALMEPDTILVFGNGIHMTHLIQALCYDYTSPVFAAFEGFGESCAKGGLLPFVTGRPQVVLPGMGDRAFAGIAPDELAIGIPAPMFPKMMEHMFKSGGLMNIGMPFKTMMPSGMSESITPGFAYLRGRAEKNK, from the coding sequence ATGGCTTTGGAAACCTTGAAAAAGTTGGGGGAGGAGTTGTACGCCAAGCTGCATCTGCCTACCTATCCCGTAGCTGTCACGTACATAAAAAGCGAAGATGAGATCCCGCAGCAAGCCTTGCGGCCGTCCGCCATGGGCCAAAAGATGGCCCTGTGCCAAGCCTTTACCAACGCCCGCTCCTGGGGCGCGCATACGGCCATGACCGAAAAGGACAATTTTTGCGTACCTTCTTCAGCCATGCACAAGTGGATCAATGTCACCGACGAGGAGTTTGTGGAAAGCCAGGTGCGTCAGGGCTGGCATATTGACCGCCAGGCGGAGATGAACCGCCTGGCCGTGTTTAATAGCCTGTTCGCCGGAGAGGAAGGACGAAAGCGGCTGGAAACCATGCAAAGCCGCATGGGCTTTGTTTGCTCCCCCTTACAAAACGCTCTGATGGAGCCGGACACGATTCTGGTCTTCGGCAACGGCATCCACATGACCCATCTCATTCAGGCCTTGTGCTACGACTATACCTCGCCCGTGTTCGCCGCCTTTGAAGGATTCGGCGAGTCCTGCGCCAAAGGCGGCCTGCTTCCGTTCGTCACCGGCCGGCCCCAAGTGGTGCTGCCGGGCATGGGAGACCGGGCCTTTGCCGGAATCGCACCCGATGAGCTGGCCATAGGCATCCCGGCCCCCATGTTCCCCAAAATGATGGAGCATATGTTCAAGTCCGGCGGCCTCATGAACATCGGCATGCCGTTCAAAACCATGATGCCCAGCGGTATGAGCGAGTCCATCACCCCGGGGTTTGCGTATTTGAGGGGTCGGGCTGAAAAAAACAAATAA
- a CDS encoding YqgE/AlgH family protein, producing MTHIIQESLAGQFLIAMPALNDPNFALSVTYICVHNQDGAFGLVINQSFDSVTGKTLFDQMDMPAVKAAENQTVHIGGPVHQGYVFVLHGRPMEWKASLQISDTVAMSNSTDILQAIASGVGPDPCMIFLGCAGWAPGQLEAELAENSWLTCPGNDDLLFRTPLEERWEKAAQSIGVDLNLLSGVAGHA from the coding sequence ATGACGCATATTATTCAGGAATCTTTGGCAGGCCAGTTTCTTATCGCCATGCCTGCGTTAAATGACCCCAACTTCGCCCTGTCCGTCACCTATATCTGCGTTCATAACCAGGATGGGGCCTTTGGTTTGGTGATTAACCAATCTTTCGACTCTGTAACCGGCAAGACCCTGTTCGACCAAATGGACATGCCCGCCGTAAAAGCGGCCGAAAATCAGACGGTGCACATAGGCGGCCCCGTTCACCAGGGGTATGTGTTCGTGCTCCACGGGCGCCCCATGGAATGGAAGGCCAGCCTTCAGATTTCAGACACGGTGGCCATGAGCAATTCCACGGACATTCTTCAGGCCATCGCGTCGGGAGTCGGGCCTGATCCCTGCATGATATTCCTGGGCTGTGCGGGCTGGGCGCCGGGACAGTTGGAAGCCGAACTGGCGGAAAACTCCTGGCTCACCTGCCCCGGCAACGACGACCTGCTTTTCCGCACGCCTTTGGAGGAGCGCTGGGAAAAGGCCGCCCAAAGCATTGGGGTGGACCTCAACTTGCTCAGCGGAGTCGCCGGCCACGCATAG